The following are encoded in a window of Trichomycterus rosablanca isolate fTriRos1 chromosome 13, fTriRos1.hap1, whole genome shotgun sequence genomic DNA:
- the LOC134325676 gene encoding uncharacterized protein LOC134325676: protein MQTKCQENGLHVKKEDVRLILKALDPRGVQLRKARRLHRRNYFARGPNYIWHFDSYDKLKPFGICINGCIDGFSRNIIWLNAFTTNSNPEIVGGYYIEAVEKLRGCPRIARGDCGTENVHIRDFQRFLRRNRDDGNTIDSYLNGASTANQRIESWWGILRRESMEFFISLFTDLKDNGMFDGCFLDKSVLQFCFMGIIQDELDETMKVWNSHVIRPSKNDNVPSGRPNIMYLMPELYSTENCLSPADEADLQLCKSACTFRSTVPCDPDVYELCNITMAESQMAFPNDSIQALDLYIHLRNEIKASL from the exons ATGCAAACCAAATGTCAAGAAAATGGTTTGCATGTGAAGAAGGAAGACGTTCGGTTAATTCTAAAGGCCCTGGATCCAAGAGGAGTTCAGCTCAGGAAAGCACGGAGACTCCATCGCCGTAACTACTTTGCAAGAGGACCAAACtacatttggcattttgatTCTTATGATAAACTAAAGCCTTTTGGTATTTGTATCAATGGGTGCATTGATGGATTTTCTAGAAATATAATTTGGTTGAATGCATTCACTACAAACAGCAATCCAGAAATTGTAGGAGGCTACTACATAGAAGCTGTGGAGAAACTCAGAGGTTGCCCGAGAATAGCTAGAGGAGATTGTGGTACAGAAAATGTACACATCAGGGATTTTCAAAGGTTTCTCCGCCGCAACAGAGATGATGGAAACACCATAGACAGCTACTTGAATGGGGCAAGCACGGCTAATCAACGAATAGAAAGTTGGTGGGGAATCCTAAGAAGAGAGTCAATGGAATTCTTTATCTCTTTGTTCACCGATCTTAAGGACAATGGCATGTTTGATGGATGTTTTCTGGATAAAAGTGTTCTTCAGTTTTGTTTCATGGGAATTATCCAG GATGAACTCGATGAGACAATGAAAGTATGGAATTCACATGTTATCAGACCATCCAAAAACGACAACGTTCCAAGTGGGCGCCCAAATATCATGTACTTGATGCCAGAGCTGTACAGCACTGAAAACTGTCTGTCTCCAGCAGATGAAGCTGACCTTCAGCTTTGCAAAAGTGCATGTACATTTCGATCAACAGTACCGTGTGACCCTGATGTTTACGAGCTCTGCAATATTACTATGGCAGAATCTCAGATGGCTTTCCCAAATGATTCCATTCAAGCACTGGATTTATACATACACTTGAGGAACGAAATAAAAGCCTCCCTGTGA